A genomic stretch from Pochonia chlamydosporia 170 chromosome 4, whole genome shotgun sequence includes:
- a CDS encoding carbohydrate-binding module family 48 protein (similar to Metarhizium robertsii ARSEF 23 XP_007824447.2) translates to MGSYTFKWENPTDDVSDILVTGSFDGWTKSVKLDKQGNTFQKTVDFAEKDASSKIYYKFVVDNNWTINESYPHEADHEGNVNNFLTPDDLTKSKSVPALAAAPFINTVTPESTTVAEMGKKNNKKNKAANKPAAAAAPAEAQPDTTVAEAAPATDAPVAAAVESAAPEVNESAEATATPSDVPGGFPVTPSNEAADLEDKTVSVNPLPATAGTGNPIKLAPGEKIPDSITSQNVNEHVKLDKESYEKSDALPTAPALSTEVPPVSGTMIPESSLPMGDKTDVTNPTINSVGAGSTTAALAGQVPLESKVPEVVKESQEKASVAPEASAVPEEVKEKAEVEKEIKDKVPEAPATSVGTAGVGTEKKENTGTVLGAAAATGGAAVAAAVAAVTKFSEDATPAVNDAKNATAETVNKNLPETVKDKLPESAKTALATDKQASPLEKVSPEVPKEVKESIAEAKKSPEAAASTSAVEEKKEVESELLSEVKKAPAVDEPAKAETKATEAAPVAATTETTEPSTTTPAANGATGAETKASEPATSTAAANGNGTETKPAEGGAAHEKKKSRLSVMFSKLKSKLK, encoded by the exons ATGGGCAGCTACACGTTCAAGTG GGAAAATCCTACTGACGACGTATCTGACATCCTTGTTACTGGTTCCTTCGATGGATGGACTAAGTCGGTAAAGCTCGACAAGCAAGGGAACACCTTTCAAAAAACAGTCGATTTCGCAGAAAAAGATGCCTCCAGCAAGATCTACTACAAG TTTGTCGTCGATAATAATTGGACCATCAACGAGTCCTACCCGCACGAAGCTGACCACGAGGGCAACGTCAACAACTTCTTAACCCCCGACGACCTCACCAAATCTAAATCGGTGCCTGCTCTCGCCGCAGCGCCATTCATCAACACCGTTACCCCCGAATCCACCACCGTCGCCGAAatgggcaagaagaacaacaagaagaacaaggccGCCAACAAGCCTGCTGCCGCTGCAGCTCCCGCTGAGGCTCAGCCAGACACCACCGTTGCCGAGGCGGCCCCCGCCACTGATGCTCCTGTCGCCGCTGCCGTTGAGTCTGCAGCTCCCGAAGTCAATGAGTCTGCGGAAGCTACTGCGACTCCATCCGACGTCCCCGGAGGCTTCCCCGTCACTCCCTCTAACGAGGCTGCCGACTTGGAGGACAAGACTGTCAGCGTCAACCCTCTACCTGCTACCGCTGGCACTGGCAATCCCATCAAGCTCGCACCTGGTGAGAAGATCCCAGATTCCATTACTTCTCAGAATGTAAACGAGCACGTCAAGCTCGACAAGGAGTCATACGAGAAGAGCGACGCTCTTCCCACTGCCCCTGCTCTGAGCACCGAAGTTCCCCCGGTCTCTGGCACCATGATTCCCGAGTCCAGCCTGCCTATGGGTGACAAGACTGACGTTACCAACCCTACCATTAACTCTGTCGGTGCTGGTTCTACCACTGCCGCCCTCGCTGGTCAGGTTCCTCTGGAGTCCAAGGTCCCCGAGGTAGTCAAGGAAAGCCAGGAGAAGGCTAGCGTCGCCCCAGAGGCTTCTGCAGTCCCCGAAgaggtcaaggagaaggcgGAAGTTGAGAAGGAGATTAAGGACAAGGTTCCTGAGGCTCCTGCTACTTCTGTTGGCACCGCCGGCGTCGGcaccgagaagaaggagaacaCTGGCACCGTATTGGGCGCTGCTGCCGCTACCGGTGGCGCTGCCGTCGCCgcagctgttgcagctgTCACCAAATTTTCCGAGGATGCCACTCCTGCTGTGAACGATGCCAAGAATGCCACAGCCGAGACTGTCAACAAGAACCTTCCCGAGActgtcaaggacaagctgCCTGAGTCTGCAAAGACTGCCCTCGCTACCGACAAGCAGGCCAGCCCTCTGGAGAAGGTCTCCCCTGAGGTCCCCAAGGAAGTCAAGGAGTCCATTGCCGAGGCTAAGAAGAGCCCCGAGGCTGCCGCAAGCACCTCTGCCgttgaggagaagaaggaagtcGAGAGCGAGTTGCTCAGTGAAGTCAAGAAAGCTCCTGCTGTTGACGAGCCCGCGAAGGCTGAGACCAAGGCCACCGAAGCTGCGCCTGTCGCGGCTACCACTGAGACCACCGAGCCCTCAACTACCACCCCTGCTGCCAACGGTGCAACAGGTGCCGAGACCAAGGCCAGTGAGCCTGCGACTTCCACCGCCgctgccaatggcaatggcactGAGACCAAGCCTGCCGAGGGTGGTGCCGCTcacgagaagaagaagagccgcCTGAGCGTCATGTTCAGCAAGCTCAAGAGCAAGTTGAAATAA
- a CDS encoding endo alpha-1,4 polygalactosaminidase precursor (similar to Verticillium dahliae VdLs.17 XP_009651099.1), which translates to MTDVEKSSKTMSKPWPLWKKLAIAGSITAVAIALGVGLGVGLTRHHSSSSSDNVAPPTDTNTNTTRTSTWRPSVNTTWQIILGNPVDPSSLSTPPVPIWDIDLYENPSSTIDLLHHQNAHVICYFSAGSYEDWRADKNDFQASDIGANLKGWKGEKWIKLSSPSVRAIMAKRIKSASEKGCDAIDPDNVDGYLVNNGVGLTKQDSIDFVKFLAGEAKKYNMSIGLKNAGEIIPDVIDVVDFSVNEQCVQMKECETFAQFIKKGKPVFNIEYPDGAPDVHDEKAREICAHEGASAGSEGFSQVMKKMGLDGWVRYCDGRSYLTKTKG; encoded by the coding sequence ATGACCGACGTGGAAAAGTCTTCCAAAACAATGAGCAAACCCTGGCCACTGTGGAAGAAACTCGCCATAGCAGGAAGTATCACTGCCGTCGCGATTGCACTTGGCGTCGGTCTGGGCGTCGGTCTCACACGGCAtcactcatcatcatcctcagaCAACGTTGCTCCTCCCACAGacacaaacaccaacacaacacGCACATCGACATGGCGGCCCTCCGTAAACACGACATGGCAGATCATCCTCGGCAACCCCGTCGACCCATCCTCCCTGTCAACGCCCCCCGTTCCCATCTGGGATATCGACCTCTACGAAAACCCATCCTCAACCATcgacctcctccaccaccaaaacgcccACGTAATATGCTACTTCAGCGCCGGATCCTACGAAGACTGGCGCGCAGACAAGAACGACTTCCAAGCCTCCGACATTGGCGCCAATCTCAAAGGCTGGAAAGGCGAGAAATGGATCAAGTTATCTTCTCCGTCTGTGagagccatcatggccaagcGCATCAAGAGTGCTTCAGAGAAGGGCTGCGACGCAATCGACCCAGATAACGTGGATGGGTATCTCGTCAATAACGGGGTGGGCCTCACGAAGCAAGATTCCATTGACTTTGTGAAATTTCTGGCGGGAGAAGCGAAAAAGTACAACATGTCGATTGGGCTGAAGAACGCAGGCGAGATTATACCAGATGTGATTGACGTGGTGGACTTTAGCGTCAACGAGCAGTGCGTACAGATGAAGGAGTGTGAGACGTTTGCGCAGTTTATCAAGAAGGGGAAGCCGGTGTTTAATATTGAGTATCCGGATGGGGCGCCGGATGTGCATGATGAGAAGGCGAGGGAGATTTGTGCGCATGAGGGTGCGTCGGCGGGGAGTGAGGGTTTTAGTCAGGttatgaagaagatgggaCTGGATGGGTGGGTGAGGTATTGTGATGGGAGGAGTTATCTTACCAAGACGAAGGGGTAG
- a CDS encoding C6 transcription factor (similar to Neosartorya fischeri NRRL 181 XP_001261356.1): MQHGSGGVKGPSPSSTSASAAPSVIARQQPELDSDSHSDDEHDNDGSTHTGKRKRPTSVSCELCKQRKVKCDRGQPSCGWCARNGAICEYKERRRPGLRAGFGKELQERMDKLEAILQSHSEIIQNALASNPQLNVAASMRNSNPSLPSDQGTPRDASSHIYRTSEPITTPQGDNSMFVQKTSSFTPTSQNVDFNAPQHPGMPDSFHHQGSMGGLSAPQQIPPIQSSAPGGQAYYQNQAPMQSPSGHLAQAAGSTPPDQDMPPYDLLYALVDLYFKHINTWCPILHRKTTLDSLFGPSTLQETDRILLHAIVATTMRYSSDPRLTDERREHYHKACKERVLLYGMENTSVKSLQALVIIALDLVGSSNGPPGWNILALITRSVVQLGLAVESNSFTVSPSYTSIYTLRAMILPEPKDFIDDESRRRLFWMIYLLDRYATIATAFEFALADKEIDRTLPCRDDLWMRNQRVDTKWFKAREHHGELPAQEICKPENLGAFAYYIEILGILSKIHTFLKQPVDISALGDVEQWQLRYKELDNLLTSWRFGLPPEFGNMTKLFQAPNKNLNCVLVMLHATYHTAVIRLHSSAAYPTTRSPIFTPSYSASQRCHGAVENIAALGEFVVQNGLISKLGPPFAWTIWVSARLLLVHGSTVEHKLAPQISFFVDTLREMGRYWPVAARYCGLLQRVLDEHRDSEQKGDGVTPSSVKILADMRRTAFDLDFLISRQPRHGAGPTAMSRLPSVTPSRTPAPNELEYLDVFDFFNVPRLPFGGENFSGAQTLGPDTGMDTQNGQAQMAPNEFNITNFMMDANSDWLFKQDGGKFMATG, translated from the exons ATGCAGCACGGCTCTGGCGGAGTCAAGGgaccatcaccatcatccacttcagcttcagctgccCCCTCGGTCATTGCACGTCAACAGCCCGAGCTTGACAGCGACTCCCACAGCGATGACGAGCATGACAACGATGGCTCTACTCACACTGGCAAGCGCAAGCGACCTACCTCAGTTTC ATGCGAGCTCTGCAAACAAAGAAAG GTGAAATGTGACCGCGGACAGCCGTCCTGCGGATGGTGCGCTCGCAATGGGGCGATTTGCGAATACAAGGAGCGAAGGCGTCCCGGGCTGAGAGCTGGCTTTGGCAAGGAGCTCCAAGAGCGAATGGACAAGCTTGAGGCTATCTTGCAGTCTCATTCTGAGATAATTCAAAATGCGCTTGCCTCAAATCCACAGCTGAATGTTGCGGCGAGCATGCGGAACAGCAATCCCAGTCTACCAAGTGATCAAGGTACGCCAAGAGATGCCTCATCTCACATATACCGAACCTCAGAACCCATTACCACGCCACAAGGAGATAATAGCATGTTTGTTCAAAAGACATCAAGCTTCACCCCGACATCACAAAATGTCGATTTCAATGCGCCTCAGCATCCAGGTATGCCTGATAGCTTCCACCATCAAGGCTCAATGGGAGGGCTATCCGCGCCGCAGCAGATACCACCCATTCAATCTTCTGCACCAGGAGGACAAGCATATTATCAAAATCAGGCTCCAATGCAATCACCATCTGGCCACCTGGCACAAGCAGCGGGGTCAACACCACCTGACCAAGACATGCCTCCCTACGATCTTCTCTACGCTCTCGTCGACCTTTACTTCAAGCATATCAACACGTGGTGCCCAATCCTCCACCGAAAAACCACACTCGACTCACTATTTGGGCCATCAACACTTCAGGAGACTGATAGAATTCTCCTGCATGCCATTGTGGCGACGACGATGCGCTACTCTTCCGACCCGAGGCTTACTGATGAGCGGCGGGAGCATTATCACAAAGCATGCAAAGAACGTGTACTGCTTTACGGCATGGAGAACACATCTGTCAAATCCCTTCAGGCACTGGTTATAATCGCGcttgatcttgttggcagcagcaacggccCACCAGGCTGGAACATTTTGGCACTAATTACACGATCTGTGGTGCAGCTTGGGTTGGCAGTCGAGAGCAACTCATTTACGGTCTCACCAAGCTACACGTCTATATATACCTTGCGGGCAATGATTCTCCCGGAACCAAAAGACTTCATCGACGACGAATCACGACGACgattgttttggatgatCTATCTTCTCGATAGATATGCGACAATTGCTACTGCATTCGAGTTCgccttggctgacaaggAAATTGACCGAACGTTGCCGTGCCGCGACGACCTGTGGATGCGAAATCAAAGGGTAGATACCAAATGGTTCAAGGCTAGGGAGCACCATGGGGAGCTACCTGCGCAAGAGATTTGCAAGCCGGAAAACCTTGGAGCCTTTGCGTACTATATCGAGATCCTGGgcatcttgtccaagatCCACACCTTCCTCAAGCAGCCTGTTGACATTAGTGCTTTAGGTGACGTTGAGCAATGGCAGCTGCGATACAAGGAACTAGATAATTTGTTGACGTCATGGAGATTTGGACTGCCTCCCGAGTTTGGCAACATGACGAAGTTGTTCCAAGCGCCAAACAAGAACCTGAATTGCGTTTTGGTGATGCTCCATGCCACATACCACACTGCAGTGATTCGATTACATTCGTCGGCGGCATATCCCACGACGCGGTCACCCATCTTCACTCCGTCATATAGCGCTTCGCAAAGATGCCATGGCGCGGTTGAGAATATTGCTGCTTTGGGAGAATTTGTGGTTCAGAATGGTCTCATTAGCAAGCTGGGACCGCCTTTTGCCTGGACTATATGGGTATCGGCAAGGCTTTTGCTCGTGCACGGTTCTACAGTTGAGCATAAGTTGGCACCGCAAATCAGCTTCTTTGTTGACACTCTGAGAGAAATGGGTCGATACTGGCCGGTGGCGGCGAGATACTGTGGACTTCTTCAGCGGGTGCTTGACGAGCATCGCGATAGTGAGCAAAAGGGGGACGGAGTCACCCCGAGCTCGGTGAAAATCTTGGCGGACATGCGACGAACGGCCTTcgaccttgacttcttgATATCTCGGCAGCCAAGGCACGGGGCTGGTCCCACGGCAATGAGCCGATTACCTAGTGTCACACCGTCCAGGacaccagcaccaaatgAGTTGGAATACCTGGATGTGTTTGACTTTTTCAATGTCCCTCGCCTGCCATTTGGAGGTGAGAACTTTTCGGGTGCGCAGACTTTGGGGCCTGACACTGGGATGGATACACAAAATGGCCAGGCTCAAATGGCGCCAAATGAATTTAATATTACGAATTTCATGATGGATGCCAATAGCGATTGGCTATTTAAGCAGGATGGAGGCAAGTTCATGGCTACGGGGTAG
- a CDS encoding mandelate racemase/muconate lactonizing enzyme family protein (similar to Neosartorya fischeri NRRL 181 XP_001261357.1) has protein sequence MASGVRQFPTIKAIRSYVIGGVGSGGDYHNVKGGHWLIDSDISTPCSIWEQYRKSRTSWGINVLGSFLVEIEASDGTVGFATGFGGPPGCWLIHQHFERFLIGADPRNTNLLFEQMYRASMFYGRKGLPVAVISVIDLAIWDLLGKLRNEPVYRLIGGATKERINFYCTGPQPTAARDMGFWGAKVPLPFCPEEGHIGLRKNVEFLRKHRESVGPDFPIMVDCYMSLNVSYTIQLVEACKELNINWWEECLSPDDTDGFAQIKRAHPTVKFTTGEHEYSRYGFRKLIEPRNLDIIQPDVMWLGGMTELLKVAAMAAAYDIPVVPHASGPYSYHFVISQPNTPFQEYLANSPDGKSVLPVFGDLFIDEPIPTKGYLTTADLDKPGFGLTINPAVRAKLIPASNLLTPTPLGMPAPEVDGAREKENGDLKHAKVNGTKHENGLVGMIEKLTT, from the exons ATGGCGTCGGGTGTTCGGCAGTTTCCCACGATCAAGGCCATTCGATCATATGTGATTGGCGGCGTCGGATCAG GAGGTGATTATCATAATGTCAAAGGTGGTCACTG GCTTATTGATAGCGATATTTCCACTCCATGCTCAATATGGGAGCAGTATCGCAAGTCTCGAACCAGCTGGGGAATCAACGTGCTCGGATCGTTCTTGGTGGAAATCGAAGCATCTGATGGCACAGTTGGATTTGCCACTGGGTTTGGAG GCCCCCCGGGATGTTGGCTCATTCATCAGCATTTTGAACGCTTCTTAATCGGCGCAGACCCtcgcaacaccaacctcctTTTCGAGCAGATGTATCGGGCGTCCATGTTCTATGGCCGAAAGGGTTTACCTGTCGCCGTCATCTCAGTTATTGACCTTGCCATATGGGATCTGCTGGGAAAGTTGCGAAACGAGCCCGTCTACCGTCTTATCGGCGGCGCCACCAAAGAACGCATAAACTTCTACTGCACCGGCCCCCAACCAACTGCCGCCCGAGATATGGGTTTCTGGGGAGCGAAGGTTCCATTGCCGTTTTGCCCTGAAGAGGGTCATATCGGCCTTCGCAAGAACGTCGAATTTCTTCGAAAGCACAGGGAATCGGTTGGTCCTGATTTCCCCATCATGGTTGACTGCTACATGAGTCTCAATGTGTCCTATACGATTCAACTTGTTGAAGCATGCAAGGagctcaacatcaactggtGGGAAGAATGCCTGTCGCCAGACGACACAGACGGCTTTGCACAAATCAAGCGTGCGCACCCAACAGTCAAGTTCACCACGGGCGAGCATGAATATTCTCGATACGGATTCCGCAAGCTCATCGAGCCACGAAACCTGGATATCATCCAGCCCGACGTCATGTGGCTTGGTGGCATGACGGAGCTGCTCAAAgttgcagccatggctgctgcatACGATATTCCAGTCGTGCCACATGCCAGTGGTCCGTACAGCTACCACTTTGTTATCTCCCAGCCCAACACGCCATTCCAAGAATACCTAGCCAATTCTCCCGATGGAAAGAGCGTGTTGCCAGTTTTCGGAGACTTGTTCATTGACGAACCTATCCCAACCAAGGGGTACCTGACGACGGCAGACTTGGATAAGCCTGGGTTTGGACTGACCATCAATCCTGCTGTGAGAGCAAAGTTGATTCCAGCGAGTAATTTGTTGACTCCCACGCCGCTGGGCATGCCAGCACCAGAGGTTGACGGCGCGCGTGAGAAAGAGAATGGCGACTTGAAGCATGCAAAGGTTAATGGAACGAAACACGAGAACGGACTGGTGGGCATGATTGAAAAGTTGACGACTTAG
- a CDS encoding short-chain dehydrogenase (similar to Metarhizium robertsii ARSEF 23 XP_007824443.2) gives MPFVGLLAGKTAIITGGTTGIGRAICLEFLRQGANVVVNHLGLEKDKQHLDSLIAEAEALSAPSSSASGQAGEGTSEVVGRLASSTRVVGTLAHVAGDVRDPETATKLVAAAVEHSGAAKRLDICVSNAGVCTFADFMTLSPDLFETTVRTNLGGAFYVTQAAARQMALYQSPTGGSIIGVSSISALVGGGEQTHYTPTKAGITSLMQSTAVALGKYGIRCNALLPGTIRTQLNEQDLADDAKRSYMEGRIPLGRTGVPSDLAGPAVFLACNELSSYVTGAQLLVDGGLFVNLQ, from the coding sequence ATGCCTTTTGTCGGGCTTCTGGCTGGTAAGACGGCCATCATAACGGGCGGAACGACAGGCATCGGCCGTGCCATTTGTCTCGAATTCCTGCGCCAGGGTGCCAACGTGGTGGTCAATCACTTGGGATTGGAGAAAGATAAGCAGCATTTGGACTCCCTTATTGCTGAAGCCGAAGCCCTCTCCGCTCCGTCGTCATCAGCTTCTGGTCAGGCAGGCGAAGGAACATCTGAGGTTGTCGGCCGTTTGGCGTCATCGACCAGAGTAGTTGGGACACTTGCACATGTAGCCGGTGATGTGAGAGATCCGGAGACGGCAACCAAGCTTGTCGCTGCAGCAGTTGAGCATTCGGGCGCCGCCAAGCGACTAGACATCTGCGTTTCCAACGCCGGTGTCTGTACTTTTGCAGACTTTATGACCTTGTCTCCGGACCTATTCGAGACTACTGTCCGTACTAATCTTGGCGGCGCATTCTACGTTACACAGGCTGCTGCTCGTCAGATGGCTCTGTATCAATCCCCTACAGGAGGTAGTATTATTGGTGTATCGTCTATTTCCGCTCTTGTaggaggaggagagcagACGCATTATACGCCAACTAAAGCTGGGATTACCAGCTTGATGCAGAGCACCGCCGTTGCTCTCGGGAAGTACGGTATTAGATGTAACGCTCTTTTGCCTGGCACAATACGTACGCAGTTAAACGAGCAAGACTTGGCAGACGATGCCAAGAGGAGTTATATGGAAGGGAGGATCCCCTTGGGGCGGACTGGTGTACCATCGGATTTGGCTGGTCCGGCTGTCTTTTTGGCTTGCAACGAACTGAGCAGCTATGTGACTGGTGCACAGTTGTTAGTTGACGGCGGACTGTTTGTTAATCTACAGTAG
- a CDS encoding TIGR01456 family HAD hydrolase (similar to Coccidioides immitis RS XP_001239991.1), which produces MAPSQQEAQFYQTVQQAKKVFDDSVSVPSTTPSSPELSSDSSRASITSIETPSSPLSPSTVADSFVFAFDIDGVLVRGGKAIPEAIQAMKVLNGENEFGIHVPHIFLTNGGGKTEEERCGDLSRQLLQDIKPGQFICGHTPMREMAEKYGTVLVVGGEGEKCREVAEGYGFKDVVTPGDIIKHDSATTPFRKLTAEEHANSRARDFDEVVIDAVFVFADSRDWAGDIQIMLDLAMSKGGRLSSRSETFDEGPPFYFSHNDVVWSAAHEHVRLGMGALRRMFEVTFNDLTQGKGKLNTHAFGKPQVPTFEFASRLMSQWRHSQHGISEAPQTVYFVGDTPESDIRGTNAVNKKAENDWYSILVKTGVYQEGTEPAYKPRVTVDNVLDAVNHGIQREMRKKLATSLKQSIEQVNTEAAIVDTEADPIVV; this is translated from the exons atGGCACCATCCCAACAGGAAGCACAGTTCTACCAAACTGTCCAACAAGCCAAGAAGGTCTTCGATGATTCAGTTTCCGTGCCTTCAACCACACCCAGCTCCCCCGAGCTCTCCTCAGACAGTTCTCGAGCCAGCATTACTAGCATTGAGACTccctcatcaccactttcTCCTTCCACAGTCGCCGACTCCTTCGTCTTTgcttttgacattgatggcgTTCTCGTCCGTGGCGGCAAGGCCATCCCCGAGGCTATTCAAGCAATGAAGGTGCTCAACGGTGAAAATGAATTCGGTATCCATGT ACCTcacatcttcctcaccaATGGAGGCGGCAAAACCGAAGAGGAACGTTGCGGCGATCTCTCACGCCAACTTCTCCAGGATATCAAGCCTGGCCAGTTCATCTGTGGTCATACTCCTATGCGAGAGATGGCTGAGAAATACGGCACTGTCCTTGTGGTCGGCGGCGAAGGCGAAAAGTGTCGCGAAGTTGCCGAAGGCTATGGTTTCAAGGACGTCGTCACCCCTGGCGATATCATCAAGCATGACTCTGCTACCACTCCCTTCCGAAAGCTCACCGCTGAGGAGCATGCCAACTCCCGTGCCCgagactttgacgaggtcGTTATTGAcgccgtcttcgtctttgcGGACTCCCGCGATTGGGCAGGAGATATCCAGATCATGCTTGACCTTGCCATGTCAAAGGGTGGACGCCTGTCATCTCGCAGCGAGACTTTTGACGAAGGCCCTCCATTCTACTTCTCCCACAATGAcgttgtctggtctgccgCCCATGAGCATGTTCGTCTTGGCATGGGTGCCCTCCGCCGCATGTTTGAGGTTACCTTCAACGACCTCACCCAGGGTAAGGGCAAGCTCAACACACACGCTTTTGGCAAGCCTCAGGTTCCTACCTTTGAGTTTGCTTCCCGCCTCATGAGCCAGTGGCGCCATAGCCAGCACGGTATTTCTGAAGCTCCTCAGACCGTCTACTTTGTTGGCGACACTCCCGAGAGCGACATTCGTGGCACCAACGCCGTCAACAAGAAGGCTGAAAACGACTGGTACAGCATTCTTGTCAAGACTGGTGTTTACCAAGAGGGTACCGAGCCCGCCTACAAACCCCGTGTCACCGTGGACAATGTCCTTGATGCTGTCAACCACGGAATCCAGCGAGAGATGCGCAAGAAGCTAGCTACTTCGCTGAAGCAGAGCATCGAGCAAGTCAACACTGAGGCTGCTATCGTTGACACCGAGGCCGACCCTATTGTCGTATGA